One Punica granatum isolate Tunisia-2019 chromosome 3, ASM765513v2, whole genome shotgun sequence genomic window carries:
- the LOC116201928 gene encoding disease resistance protein RPS2-like, which produces MGKPRDKFWDHAEAISNEGEGPRWKCKFCNKIFSGGASRIKAHLSKAGGGGIKVCEAVDEATMEAAKEALEGLESNKKNTKRRRLETGMSSPSVNPQVADLQPTLPFLGQSNLDSLLQGSPDAIHGTGLPRQCELMDLDDISTCSGFGESTMCARMQEFRDEILVEGPSNAQINDQSNMPWSIFDAAAVDRSDWHQYGTLPEQVLHLVSDDHCRSMARDLQGENANSPSPEIQSLQPDAPILLPVKARPPLSESTLKVRTSEVNICEDNPVQGEHDPLVEACKANNTMIMQPDRFDPMQIDLDPNNGGIASLLPQLSSGSISAATDFKQDEMLAPKLTGRDFIVDKLWDFLMKDNILRIGVYGMGGVGKTTTMKHLYNKLCASTAFANVLWITVSKDCRIHDLQNKVAKALNVPDLFKDVDEAMRSTLLFNHLRKKMKSLIILDDIWQHFELKEVGIPVMKDGIQLVLTTRDVGICQRMLCQEVIRVKPLSDEESWNLFLETLHSDLSPSRIAIAESIVKECKGLPLAINVLAGSMRGVDSDHGWEDTLEKLKKPEALQEDMRTGVFPILLHSYSRLNVKKQQCFLQCALYPEDWKIYTGELIESYIDEGLIRGDSRWKMYNEGHQVLDELVKACLLEEVAHYSYNYHFYDIYGGRRRVRMHDVVRHMALYIMNGNSPCMVKSGLGLEDVPNEDEWFPSLQKVSLMYNKIEVVPSMSPNCPQLSTLSLRGCSGLCDIPQCFFERIRELKVIDLSHTHITRVLGSVINLDKLNALLLRKCSKLSRIPSLVKLTLLKKLDLRGCKGIEEVPDGLGMLVNLTYLDLSETRIERISNGVISELKKLQYLRVEYIEVKGEEVGKLKKLELLQCRFLNVKELNKYTQAQQATTIKSYILLIGPHANHKYWHNMRQFVHNNDDDNLWDKKVVIMGEGQYNIGEVCHLPRDMKALRIDGFSGSWNTSSFSQLEELEVLHIENCGEVTALSGSGSASRGQPGDHCPNLKVLVIRKWPKLKHMLVLGRSCSSTFYLKKLKWFRIHGCKELESIVAAEEASSSSSSPPPPPLLPPGAFSQVQSIRIIDCPKMKNLIGPELLPHLHFLQWISIDGAINMDEIIVMPSPRRPPAMSPLLPLLTSIYVSGSEKMKRVLSVELFMILPNLQEITVQRCGQMKEVIGQELLLDHGATFGTNNTSSLLSHPIAASPDQLSARKLTLKLYHLEELESICSWAGLRDLIHVIDIKNCPKLKRIEMLDVHDGMIVASPPPSLKEILLSIDGDGEWWDSLEWFHPVAKTALEPYVFITPRYPTHKIPIQEWRSAIILGRKPKMWRRK; this is translated from the coding sequence ATGGGTAAGCCAAGGGACAAGTTCTGGGATCACGCTGAAGCTATATCTAATGAAGGTGAAGGGCCTCGTTGGAAGTGTAAGTTCTGCAACAAAATATTTTCCGGGGGAGCTTCTAGGATAAAAGCACATTTGAGTAAGGCCGGAGGTGGAGGAATTAAAGTTTGCGAAGCAGTTGATGAAGCTACAATGGAAGCAGCTAAGGAGGCACTTGAAGGACTGGAGTCGAATAAAAAGAATACAAAGAGAAGAAGGCTGGAGACTGGTATGAGTTCACCGTCAGTGAACCCACAAGTGGCGGATCTGCAACCTACTCTGCCATTTCTTGGCCAGAGCAACCTCGATTCACTACTGCAGGGGAGTCCTGATGCAATTCATGGAACCGGCTTGCCAAGGCAGTGTGAGCTGATGGATCTGGACGACATCTCGACTTGCTCCGGTTTTGGGGAATCTACTATGTGTGCCAGGATGCAAGAATTCAGGGATGAAATACTGGTAGAAGGTCCATCAAATGCTCAAATCAATGACCAAAGTAACATGCCATGGTCAATCTTTGATGCTGCCGCAGTTGACAGATCGGATTGGCATCAATATGGCACTCTCCCAGAACAAGTGCTGCACCTTGTGTCAGATGATCACTGTCGTTCGATGGCACGTGACTTGCAAGGTGAAAATGCAAACTCACCATCACCTGAGATCCAATCCTTGCAACCAGATGCTCCCATTCTGCTACCTGTGAAGGCTCGGCCACCTCTTTCTGAAAGCACCCTCAAGGTGAGAACATCAGAGGTTAATATCTGTGAAGACAACCCAGTGCAAGGCGAGCATGATCCATTAGTTGAAGCATGTAAAGCTAATAACACTATGATCATGCAACCCGATCGTTTTGATCCAATGCAAATCGATCTAGATCCCAACAATGGGGGCATTGCTTCACTTCTCCCACAGCTTTCTTCTGGGTCAATCTCAGCTGCAACGGATTTTAAACAAGATGAGATGTTAGCACCCAAATTAACGGGTCGGGATTTCATCGTGGATAAGCTCTGGGACTTCTTAATGAAAGATAATATTTTACGCATTGGCGTCTATGGGATGGGGGGAGTGGGGAAAACCACAACCATGAAGCacctatataataaattatgtgCAAGTACTGCCTTTGCTAATGTATTATGGATTACTGTGTCTAAAGATTGCAGAATCCATGACCTTCAAAACAAGGTTGCGAAAGCACTCAATGTGCCGGACCTTTTCAAGGACGTTGACGAGGCGATGAGGTCAACATTGTTGTTCAACCAtttgagaaagaaaatgaaatctttaattattttagacGATATCTGGCAGCATTTTGAGCTCAAAGAGGTAGGAATTCCAGTGATGAAAGATGGCATTCAGCTTGTATTGACCACTCGTGATGTTGGTATTTGTCAGAGGATGTTGTGCCAAGAGGTAATTAGGGTCAAGCCCCTATCTGATGAAGAATCGTGGAACTTGTTTTTAGAGACACTTCATTCTGATCTATCTCCTAGTCGGATAGCTATTGCAGAGAGTATCGTAAAGGAGTGCAAGGGGCTGCCACTCGCTATTAATGTTTTGGCGGGAAGCATGAGGGGAGTGGACAGTGATCATGGATGGGAAGACACACtggaaaaactaaaaaaaccAGAAGCTCTGCAAGAGGACATGCGAACAGGTGTTTTCCCAATTCTACTACACAGTTACAGCCGCTTGAATGTAAAGAAGCAACAGTGCTTCTTACAATGCGCTCTGTATCCTGAGGATTGGAAAATCTATACAGGAGAATTGATAGAATCTTATATTGATGAGGGGTTGATTCGTGGGGATAGCAGGTGGAAGATGTACAACGAAGGCCACCAAGTATTAGATGAACTAGTAAAGGCATGTCTCTTAGAAGAGGTAGCTCATTACTCttataattatcatttttatgatatttatgGAGGTCGGAGAAGAGTTAGGATGCATGATGTGGTTCGACATATGGCATTGTACATTATGAATGGAAACAGCCCATGCATGGTAAAATCTGGCTTAGGTTTGGAAGATGTGCCGAATGAGGATGAATGGTTCCCTAGTCTTCAAAAGGTCTCCTTGatgtacaataaaatagaagtAGTTCCATCCATGTCACCAAACTGTCCCCAGCTCTCAACTCTATCGCTAAGGGGATGCTCGGGACTATGTGATATCCCACAATGTTTTTTTGAGCGTATACGGGAGTTGAAGGTTATTGATTTGAGCCATACTCACATCACAAGAGTGCTTGGATCTGTCATAAACCTGGACAAGTTGAACGCACTATTACTCAGAAAATGCTCTAAATTATCTCGTATTCCGTCCCTGGTGAAGTTGACATTGCTAAAGAAGTTGGACCTCCGAGGGTGTAAAGGTATTGAAGAAGTACCAGATGGTTTGGGAATGTTGGTTAATCTAACATATCTCGACTTATCAGAAACAAGAATTGAGAGGATTTCAAATGGAGTAATCAGTGAGTTAAAGAAGCTACAGTATCTTAGAGTGGAGTATATAGAAGTGAAGGGAGAAGAAGTTGGAAAATTGAAGAAGTTGGAGCTACTCCAATGTCGTTTTCTAAATGTAAAGGAGTTGAACAAGTACACACAGGCGCAGCAAGCAACAACTATAAAGTCATACATTCTCCTCATAGGACCTCATGCAAATCATAAGTATTGGCATAATATGCGCCAGTTTGTacataataatgatgatgacaaTCTTTGGGATAAGAAAGTCGTAATTATGGGTGAAGGGCAGTACAACATAGGAGAAGTCTGTCATCTCCCAAGAGACATGAAGGCATTGCGGATTGATGGTTTCTCTGGGAGCTGGAATACGTCCAGCTTTTCACAGCTTGAAGAACTAGAGGTGCTACACATAGAAAACTGCGGTGAGGTAACGGCATTGAGTGGCAGTGGGAGTGCAAGTCGAGGACAGCCTGGAGACCATTGCCCCAATCTCAAGGTGCTGGTCATCCGTAAATGGCCAAAACTAAAGCATATGTTGGTGCTTGGACGTAGCTGCAGTAGTACTTTCTACCTTAAGAAACTAAAATGGTTTAGGATACATGGTTGCAAGGAGCTGGAGAGCATAGTAGCAGCAGAAGaagcatcatcatcatcatcatcaccaccaccaccaccactgCTGCCACCAGGTGCATTCTCCCAAGTCCAATCAATTCGCATCATTGACTGTCCAAAGATGAAGAATTTGATAGGGCCTGAATTGCTTCCTCATCTCCATTTCCTCCAGTGGATATCCATTGATGGCGCCATCAATATGGATGAGATAATAGTAATGCCATCCCCACGTCGTCCTCCAGCCATGTCCCcccttcttcctctccttACAAGCATATATGTCTCGGGAAGTGAAAAGATGAAGCGGGTGCTAAGTGTTGAATTATTCATGATCCTCCCCAACCTCCAGGAAATCACTGTCCAGAGATGTGGACAGATGAAGGAGGTGATAGGCCAAGAATTATTATTAGACCACGGAGCCACGTTCGGAACCAACAATACGAGCAGCTTGTTGTCGCACCCAATTGCAGCATCTCCTGATCAATTAAGTGCAAGAAAGCTGACCTTGAAACTGTACCACCTTGAGGAGTTGGAGAGCATATGCAGTTGGGCTGGACTTCGGGATCTCATACATGTCATTGATATAAAGAACTGTCCGAAGCTGAAAAGGATTGAAATGCTTGATGTTCATGATGGAATGATAGTCGCTTCTCCTCCGCCTTCTCTAAAGGAGATATTACTATCAATAGACGGAGATGGAGAATGGTGGGATTCTCTGGAGTGGTTCCACCCCGTGGCCAAGACTGCCCTTGAACCTTATGTGTTCATCACCCCCAGATATCCGACTCACAAAATTCCTATACAGGAATGGCGGTCGGCCATAATCTTAGGGAGGAAACCTAAAATGTGGCGGAGGAAGTAA
- the LOC116198708 gene encoding 60S ribosomal protein L7-2-like: MGGQEVKAIVPESVLKKRKRNEEWALAKKQEIEVAKKQAREKRKVIYKQAEKFSAEYEEQAKELVRLKREAKLKGGFYVEPEAKLLFIIRIRGINAVDPKTRKILQLLRLRQIFNGVFLKVNKATMNMLHRVEPYVTYGYPNLKSVRELIYKRGYGKLNHQRIALTNNSIIEEALGKCGIFSMEGLIHEIMTVGPHFKEANNFLWPFKLKAPLGGLKKKRNHYVEGGDAGNRENYINELIRRMN, translated from the exons ATGGGTGGACAAGAGGTTAAGGCAATAGTTCCTGAGTCGGtgttgaagaagaggaagaggaacgAGGAATGGGCATTGGCCAAGAAACAGGAGATCGAGGTCGCCAAGAAACAGGCCAGAGAGAAGAGGAAGGTGATTTACAAGCAAGCTGAGAAATTCAGCGCAGAGTACGAGGAGCAG GCTAAGGAGCTGGTTCGCCTGAAGCGCGAGGCAAAGTTGAAGGGTGGTTTCTATGTTGAACCCGAAGCTAAGCTTCTGTTTATCATTCGCATTCGAGG GATCAACGCGGTGGACCCAAAGACCAGAAAGATCCTGCAGCTCCTGCGTCTGAGACAG ATCTTTAATGGCGTCTTCCTCAAGGTGAACAAAGCTACAATGAACATGCTTCATAGGGTTGAACCCTACGTTACCTATGG CTATCCCAACTTGAAGAGTGTGAGGGAACTCATCTACAAGAGGGGATACGGGAAGCTTAATCACCAGAGAATTGCCCTCACTAATAACTCGATCATCGAGGAG GCTTTGGGGAAGTGCGGGATATTTTCCATGGAAGGTCTCATCCATGAGATAATGACCGTCGGACCTCATTTCAAGGAGGCAAACAACTTCTTGTGGCCGTTTAAGCTCAAGGCTCCCCTTGGAggcctgaagaagaagaggaatcACTACGTTGAGGGTGGAGATGCCGGAAACCGTGAGAACTACATCAACGAGCTCATCCGTAGGATGAACTGA
- the LOC116201532 gene encoding AT-hook motif nuclear-localized protein 4-like, which produces MAEANAPAHPIGARLAGENVPDNTDPATPEARGNPLEGYYAGDHVASTLAEGTSHDAPDIIPPVTDEAKEQVPYIIVVNANQDVMKAVMTLLEQNNCSGVILSASGLISQAAITNQTSGTIYHRGLFEIVLVRGICDPINGNKVEIMLSNDDAVVVGGMLTGSLIAAQPVQVVLLAQVPA; this is translated from the exons ATGGCAGAGGCAAACGCACCTGCACATCCGATCGGAGCTCGATTGGCCGGCGAAAACGTGCCAGATAATACTGATCCGGCAACCCCGGAAGCAAGAGGTAACCCGCTCGAGGGCTACTATGCCGGAGATCATGTTGCTTCGACTTTGGCAGAGGGCACCAGCCATGATGCCCCCGATATTATCCCACCCG TCACGGATGAAGCCAAAGAGCAGGTACCATATATTATCGTCGTCAATGCTAACCAG GATGtcatgaaagcagtaatgacTTTGCTTGAGCAGAACAATTGCTCTGGAGTTATACTTTCTGCGAGCGGATTAATTTCTCAAGCAGCAATAACTAATCAAACATCTGGAACAATTTATCACAGG GGACTTTTTGAAATTGTGTTGGTTCGAGGAATCTGCGATCCAATTAATGGCAACAAGGTCGAGATAATGCTTTCGAACGATGATGCTGTTGTCGTTGGCGGCATGTTAACTGGTTCCCTCATTGCAGCTCAACCAGTACAg GTTGTTCTTCTTGCACAAGTTCCAGCTTGA